The following proteins are encoded in a genomic region of Oryza brachyantha chromosome 11, ObraRS2, whole genome shotgun sequence:
- the LOC107305281 gene encoding putative pentatricopeptide repeat-containing protein At3g13770, mitochondrial, with the protein MHRHYAVLLRRAAALPSLPLVASLHAAALRRSAVLAPSLIHAYSACGDLASARKLFDELPPQQRTLSARTALASAMSAHGRCREVLGLFVGPEEGEEMDDKAVTAVLAACARAGMVDEGRRVFATVRRPALQHYTCMVELLGRAGEVDEAEVLVARMEARPDRVICAALLAACRVHGRVDVAERVHGLMRHHGIA; encoded by the coding sequence ATGCATCGCCACTACGCCGTcctgctccgccgcgccgccgccctgccgTCGCTCCCCCTCGTGGCGTCCCtccacgcggcggcgctgcgccGAAGCGCCGTGCTGGCCCCCTCCCTCATCCACGCCTACTCCGCCTGCGGCGACCTCGCCTCCGCGCGCAAGCTGTTCGACGAATTGCCGCCCCAGCAGCGGACGCTCTCCGCGCGCACGGCGCTGGCCAGCGCGATGTCCGCGCACGGCCGGTGCCGGGAGGTCCTCGGCCTATTCGTCGGgccggaggagggggaggagatggACGACAAGGCGGTGACCGCGGTCCTCGCCGCGTGCGCGAGGGCCGGGATGGTGGACGAAGGGAGGAGGGTGTTCGCGACGGTGAGGCGGCCCGCGCTGCAGCACTACACGTGCATGGTGGAGCTGCTGGGGCGCGCCGGGGAGGTCGATGAGGCGGAGGTGCTGGTGGCGCGGATGGAGGCGCGCCCGGACAGGGTGATATGCGCGGCGCTGCTCGCCGCGTGCCGGGTGCACGGCCGCGTCGATGTGGCTGAGAGAGTGCACGGGTTGATGCGCCACCATGGCATTGCGTGA
- the LOC102713412 gene encoding uncharacterized protein LOC102713412, giving the protein MAMADCIYVREQQQLDDAVVHRLLPQEILVEIGIADHAAAAARARRQRSSHAVVEELAARLVGILGLTSTVGGSVGERPPAPPPASAAPPYSSHHHHPHVRGQQHLSGDGAGLMAPSLHHARGFGTRQTLPPPFAGTGVFLPRAEVYLTRSASSNPPRINGAKPPRMLRKEAAVRNWIN; this is encoded by the exons ATGGCTATGGCCGACTGCATCTACGTgcgcgagcagcagcagctggacgacgccgtcgtccaCCGCCTTCTGCCGCAGGAGATATTGGTGGAAATCGGCATCGCCGAtcacgccgctgccgccgcccgcgcccgccgccagCGGAGTAgccacgccgtcgtcgaggagctcgccgcgcgcctcGTCGGCATCCTCGGCCTCACGTCCACcgtcggcggcagcgtcgGAGAACgacctcctgctcctcctccggccagcGCCGCTCCGCCGTACagcagccaccaccaccacccacacGTGCGCGGGCAGCAGCAtctctccggcgacggcgcaggaCTAATGGCGCCGTCCCTGCACCACGCGCGGGGATTCGGGACGAGACagacgctgccgccgccgttcgccggcACCGGCGTGTTCTTGCCGCGTGCCGAGGTGTACCTGACCAGATCAGCCTCCTCCAATCCTCCCAGGATTAATG GTGCGAAACCGCCGCGTATGCTGAGGAAGGAGGCAGCGGTTAGAAATTGGATCAATTAG
- the LOC102701113 gene encoding ferroptosis suppressor protein 1-like yields the protein MLRSTGDRVVIVGGGIAGALLARTLQNHADVVLIDPKEYFEIPWANLRAKMEPAAVERTVIPHTEYLTNAKVVTASAVGVDDSVVLTSVGCTVAYDFLVVATGRMCNRPQKREERLQTFEQDKARIASAESVLVVGGGPIGVELAAEIVMGNPEKRVTIVHGGPRLLMVMGEKASAKALEWLRSKNVTVLLDQTVDVAAAGVSPDDKVFTTSAGETVAADCHFVCTGRPIASGWLRDSFLGDHVDENGRVVVDEHLRVGKLRNVFAIGDITDVPEAKQGYLAQRHAMVVSRNLKLLVKGGESREHKLHRYKASKVNITITLGRRDALSELPFMTVIGHLPGAIKPRDHFISRTRRMMGLKLSARHDQSMFRI from the exons ATGCTCCGATCCACCGGCGACCGCGTGGtcatcgtcggcggcggcatcgccgGCGCCCTCCTCGCCAGGACGCTCCAGAACCACGCCGACGTCGTCCTCATCGACCC GAAGGAGTACTTTGAGATCCCGTGGGCGAACCTGCGCGCCAAGAtggagccggcggcggtggagcgcaCGGTGATCCCGCACACGGAGTACCTCACGAACGCCAAGGTGGtgacggcgtcggcggtgggCGTGGACGACTCCGTCGTGCTCACCTCCGTCGGCTGCACCGTCGCCTACGacttcctcgtcgtcgccacgggCCGCATGTGCAACCGGCCGCAGAAGCGGGAGGAGCGGCTGCAGACGTTCGAGCAGGACAAGGCGCGGATCGCGTCGGCGGAGTccgtgctcgtcgtcggcggcgggcccATCGGCGTGGAGCTCGCGGCGGAGATCGTGATGGGGAACCCCGAGAAGCGCGTGACCATCGTCCACGGCGGGCCGCGGCTGCTGATGGTGATGGGCGAGAAGGCGTCGGCCAAGGCGCTGGAGTGGCTCCGCTCCAAGAACGTCACCGTGCTGCTCGACCAGAccgtcgacgtcgccgccgcgggcgtcTCCCCCGACGACAAGGTCTTCACGACGTCCGCCGGGGAgacggtcgccgccgactgCCACTTCGTATGCACCGGCCGCCCCATCGCGTCGGGGTGGCTGCGGGACTCGTTCCTCGGCGACCACGTCGACGAGAACGggagggtggtggtggacgAGCACCTCCGGGTGGGCAAGCTGAGGAACGTGTTCGCCATCGGCGACATCACCGACGTGCCGGAGGCGAAGCAGGGGTACCTGGCGCAGCGGCACGCCATGGTGGTGTCCCGCAACCTGAAGCTGCTGGTGAAGGGCGGCGAGAGCAGGGAGCACAAGCTGCACCGGTACAAGGCGTCCAAGGTGAACATCACCATCACGCTCGGCCGCCGCGACGCGCTGTCGGAGCTGCCGTTCATGACGGTCATCGGCCACCTTCCCGGCGCCATCAAGCCCCGGGACCACTTCATCTCTCGGACCCGCAGGATGATGGGCCTCAAGCTAAGTGCGCGCCATGACCAATCCATGTTTCGCATCTGA
- the LOC102700837 gene encoding two-component response regulator-like APRR3, with product MSPDADADAAAAAAGGEGAASAAGAGVGLSPSAAAEARGAIRWDQILPRRSLRVLLVEHDDSTRQVVTALLRKCGYRVAAVADGMKAWEVMRGRAYAFDLVLTEVTMPTLSGIELLSRIVAADECKNIPVIMMSSQDSIGTVLRCMQKGAVDFLVKPVRKNELRNLWQHVWRRHAMNSQTNASENNAASNHLSANADNGSKTGENSDEESDAQSSGSKREVEIQSVEKLPEVVADSGVGSSRGLKLQNGSINGLNTKSHALKGNDDAPSGNLCGDSEPQMLSTEKNVCSKFLNGITSAKVAGQIMDNALRFADASLLRSSDPGKDLLAVAKTTADRKCKSSAMGNNAVMENNLSENSKGAATDHAESCPSHFVEINLENQHHPNGHANHKLKDKDIFNHSNSSAFSRYGNKRIESSAHRPFSPSFHMAYQQTVYDKNPQSSHVLLSHEHNTHERTVQAHLPLDNSTEGAAILCSSSVREDAGTSSSSPRKDCLTHPSYGFIPVPIPVGAAIPYHYGAIMQPMYYPQAAFMQSDSAAINKTAVQHASCQSNYHENLGEQSQIDEHKQPEENHQLHHSRQILRESGEPTDFARAHMERINQSASCSQDIRKGSGCTGSGETDANTNTVIALESGNESGVQNCSNNVLDGDRSRREAALLKFRMKRKDRCFEKKVRYHSRKKLAEQRPRVKGQFVSQKLKSAITTEAETD from the exons ATGTCTCctgacgccgacgccgacgcggcggcggcggcggccggcggcgagggcgcggctTCTGCTGCGGGGGCGGGGGTGGGGCTGTCGCcctctgcggcggcggaggcgcggggGGCGATCCGGTGGGACCAGATCCTGCCGCGGCGGTCCCTCCGCGTGCTGCTCGTCGAGCACGACGACTCCACCCGCCAGGTCGTCACCGCGCTCCTCCGCAAGTGCGGCTACCGCG tggcggcggtggcggacggGATGAAGGCGTGGGAGGTCATGCGGGGGCGGGCGTACGCCTTCGACCTCGTGCTCACGGAGGTCACCATGCCAACGCTCTCCGGCATCGAGCTGCTCTCCAggatcgtcgccgccgacgagtgCAAGAACATCCCCGTCATAA TGATGTCGTCCCAAGATTCTATTGGCACAGTGCTCAGGTGCATGCAGAAGGGTGCAGTGGACTTCCTTGTGAAGCCAGTGCGAAAGAATGAGCTGCGGAACTTATGGCAACATGTATGGAGGCGACACGCA ATGAATAGCCAAACAAATGCATCGGAAAACAATGCGGCTAGCAATCATTTAAGTGCCAATGCTGATAATGGGTCAAAGACAGGAGAAAACAGCGACGAGGAAAGTGATGCTCAG AGTTCTGGTAGCAAAAGGGAGGTTGAAATTCAGAGTGTTGAAAAGTTGCCAGAGGTTGTTGCAGATAGTGGGGTAGGCTCATCCAGAGGACTTAAATTGCAGAATGGTTCTATCAATGGACTAAACACAAAATCGCATGCATTGAAGGGTAATGATG ATGCTCCAAGTGGAAATCTCTGTGGTGATAGCGAACCACAAATGCTTTCAACTGAGAAGAATGTGTGTTCCAAATTCCTTAATGGTATTACTTCTGCAAAGGTTGCTGGACAGATAATGGATAATGCCTTGAGGTTTGCTGATGCAAGTTTACTTCGTTCAAGTGATCCTGGAAAAGACCTTTTGGCTGTTGCTAAGACCACAGCTGACAGAAAATGCAAATCTTCAGCGATGGGAAACAATGCTGTCATGGAAAATAACCTTAGTGAAAATTCAAAGGGGGCTGCAACAGACCATGCTGAATCCTGTCCATCTCACTTTGTGgagattaatttagaaaatcagCATCATCCCAATGGTCATGCAAACCACAAGTTGAAGGATAAGGATATCTTTAATCACTCAAACTCCTCTGCCTTTTCAAG GTATGGCAATAAGAGGATAGAATCATCAGCTCATCGGCCGTTTTCCCCCTCCTTCCACATGGCTTACCAACAAACTGTTTATGACAAGAATCCGCAATCCAGCCACGTCTTGCTTTCCCATGAACATAATACACACGAGAGGACAGTGCAAGCTCATCTTCCTTTGGACAATAGCACTGAGGGTGCTGCCATCCTGTGTTCTAGTAGTGTAAGAGAAGATGCTGGTACAAGCAGTTCTTCTCCTAGAAAGGATTGTTTAACTCATCCTTCATATGGGTTTATTCCTGTTCCAATTCCTGTTGGTGCTGCTATACCCTATCACTACGGTGCAATAATGCAGCCAATGTACTATCCACAGGCTGCTTTTATGCAAAGTGATTCAGCTGCCATCAACAAGACAGCAGTTCAGCATGCCTCTTGTCAATCTAACTACCATGAAAATCTTGGTGAACAGTCACAGATTGATGAGCACAAACAGCCAGAAGAAAACCATCAGTTGCATCATTCAAGACAAATTCTCCGAGAATCAGGAGAACCAACTGACTTTGCGAGGGCTCATATGGAGCGTATCAACCAGAGTGCCAGCTGTAGCCAGGATATCCGCAAAGGAAGTGGGTGCACTGGGAGTGGTGAAACTGATGCAAATACAAATACGGTCATTGCACTAGAGAGCGGAAATGAGAGTGGTGTACAGAACTGTAGCAACAATGTATTGGATGGTGACCGGTCTCGTCGTGAAGCTGCCTTGTTGAAATTCcgcatgaaaagaaaagatcgaTGTTTCGAGAAAAAG GTCAGGTACCATAGCAGGAAGAAGCTTGCAGAACAAAGACCCAGAGTTAAGGGGCAGTTTGTGAGCCAAAAACTTAAGTCAGCTATAACAACAGAGGCAGAAACTGACTAG
- the LOC121055726 gene encoding protein enabled homolog produces the protein MAGGAAVLAVSVIVLLSVACSGADQVAGEAAGGPDASLLCVSECGTCPTVCTSPPPPPPPPTPPSSTPPVLPLYSAPPPPYLTLLLPPPAADESDMFPPPAPTTNPPPPPPSSSPPPPPKSSSGSTASPPASSSHFSSPPSPPSSSNPYYYFYLSGSGRRSAGGAASVYTALILAALLT, from the coding sequence ATGGCGGGAGGAGCGGCCGTGCTGGCGGTGTCCGTGATCGTCTTGCTGTCGGTGGCGTGCTCCGGCGCTGATcaggtcgccggcgaggcggcgggaggcCCGGACGCGAGCCTGCTGTGCGTCAGCGAGTGCGGGACGTGCCCGACAGTAtgcacgtcgccgccgccgccgccgcctccgcccaccccgccgtcgtcgacgccgcccgTGCTGCCGCTGTACtcagcgcctccgccgccgtacCTGACGCTgctgctcccgccgccggcggcggacgagaGCGACATgttcccgccgccggcaccgacGACGAacccgccaccgcctccaccgtcgtcgtcaccgccgccgccgccgaagagcAGCAGCGGGTCGACGGCGTCGCCCCCGGCGTCCTCCTCCCActtctcgtcgccgccgtctccgccatcgtcgtcgaaCCCGTACTACTACTTCTACCTCTCCGGCAGCGGCAGGcggagcgccggcggcgcggcgagcgttTACACGGCGCTGATCCTCGCAGCGTTGCTGACGTGA
- the LOC107305212 gene encoding uncharacterized protein LOC107305212, producing MADGSSTPPSFLGYPSYYAAGGFRAPAYGMGARGELLVTASGGAAAAENGGVQVWETVAEPGHWFYVPPSSGQSGGSIMINISAATAGSFGTQSSGTGVFLPEPRIRPAVPSVQQPTSLLPAETDRDVRALTADGNSNTGLKTDDAGKGSEIQQKSYAAVVKGGGPSQEAEAMGAGPSHEAVRARPSQHGHRLSWKKKKKTKKQAATAPAPEEEEEATAATVDDFPELALLPEEWVY from the exons ATGGCCGACGGCTcatccacgccgccgtccttCCTTGGCTATCCCAGCTActacgccgccggcggcttcCGGGCGCCG GCCTACGGAATGGGAGCTCGCGGCGAGCTGCTCgtcacggcgagcggcggagcggcggcggcggagaacgGCGGAGTGCAGGTGTGGGAGACGGTGGCGGAGCCGGGGCACTGGTTCTacgtgccgccgtcgtcgggacAG TCCGGCGGCAGTATCATGATCAATATTtcggcggccaccgccggcAGCTTTGGGACGCAGAGCTCCGGCACCGGCGTGTTCCTGCCGGAGCCTCGCATCCGCCCAGCTGTTCCCAGTGTGCAGCAGCCAACCAGTTTGCTGCCAGCTGAGACTGACAGAg ATGTGAGGGCACTAACTGCAGATGGCAACAGCAACACTGGCCTGAAGACTGATGATGCAGGCAAAGGAAGTGAGATACAGCAGAAGAGCTATGCTGCAGTTGTGAAGGGAGGGGGGCCTAGCCAAGAAGCTGAAGCCATGGGGGCAGGTCCTAGCCATGAAGCAGTGAGGGCAAGACCAAGCCAGCACGGGCACAGGCTCTcctggaagaagaagaagaagacgaagaagcaggcggcgacggcgccggcgccggaggaggaggaggaggcaaccGCCGCTACGGTGGATGACTTCCCGGAGCTGGCGCTGCTGCCGGAAGAATGGGTCTACTGA